In Candida orthopsilosis Co 90-125, chromosome 4 draft sequence, a single genomic region encodes these proteins:
- a CDS encoding Bro1 protein (similar to C. parapsilosis CPAR2_503200 and C. albicans BRO1 similar to S. cerevisiae Bro1p, a class E vacuolar protein sorting (VPS) factor) has translation MKTSLLTIPSKKTEEVSWVKPLNNYLLSIYGNTSSYQTDINSFEKLRQDIRGVHADNTGLRLYFKYYSQLEVLDVKIQFASLNRSKKLDFVWHDAFSPDITHRQNALPFEKANVLFNIGALLTKFAITKYNESQSSNGVGSVKDSIVMFQQAAGIYEYLNENFLHAPSDDLSQSTIRFLSKLSLAQAQEVFTLNAITNDLDQSKNSLIAKLCKSASLQYEECYNMISQEEKESFKIVDEYDDLVGDDLDAPGDDEEDSRYVNAQLDPSWVSIIYFKTQYYKSLALYFHALQLEAGRKYGDAIGFLNQSSAVLENINPHAMRTITKGHGNVYDLLDNYNYQKDAVGIKTDESVKDNDLIYHDLVKKDANWNQLAPFQVSKVVNLNDIPLLKEVNEQGYQNFLSNVVPINIHELSSFYSEEKSQLLRNEIDYYEVSKEETESFLESLKLPKALHQIKQSLKSSDDDEIPNDIISKVREISTTYERDQQLEEENVKLRQKIYETISKFDQYSHQDEAINLKRALYEASNSDKKIASLINRAFYKILSKGSNDKQFRQLFEPASAQEVSLIDKDDAQDQQIKVLETFLYDLGTIKSNKASLIENLKKDIHTDDISEILMLNAKRMSNNEIKSVIFPAELKKFQPFIDKLDNLINREKSILSDVKAEWGRLLSDPVVKKLQSRNQEKAQLWSENIAKIESFYKNWTQYHAGLEKGNSWYSKLFKHCEEILNANAISQSINSLKLNDYPGASNTNLQNYAASSNPTGQRGPNYGNPSYSQSQPIPSPSQLPSQQNYNPPPIQPQFSGFSSQPLQSQVSNAQRYPPSAPQLQSHPSYSRPPQLPPKNPQRDSFGSQHAAFSSPPIPGKEEQSKVPPWQHANKSSDSKSGLIYDQPSTYDPNMYDFFSK, from the coding sequence ATGAAGACAAGCTTACTTACCATTCCTAGCAAAAAGACTGAAGAGGTCTCCTGGGTGAAACCACTCAACAATTACCTCCTTTCGATATATGGCAACACATCGTCATATCAAACTGACATAAATTCATTCGAGAAATTGCGTCAAGATATCAGAGGCGTTCATGCCGACAATACTGGATTGAGATTATACTTTAAATATTATAGCCAGTTGGAAGTATTAGATgtaaaaattcaatttgcttCATTGAATAGATCGAAGAAGTTGGACTTTGTCTGGCATGATGCATTCTCACCAGATATCACACATAGACAAAATGCCTTgccatttgaaaaagccAACGTGTTGTTCAACATTGGCGCATTATTGACCAAATTTGCAATTACAAAGTACAACGAGCTGCAAAGTAGCAATGGAGTTGGTTCCGTAAAGGATTCAATTGTCATGTTCCAACAAGCGGCAGGAATTTATGAATACTTAAATGAGAACTTTCTACATGCACCTAGCGACGACTTGAGCCAATCAACTATCAGATTTCTAAGTAAATTAAGTCTTGCCCAAGCTCAAGAAGTGTTTACCTTGAATGCAATCACTAATGATTTGGACCAACTGAAGAACTCATTGATTGCCAAGTTGTGTAAATCCGCCAGCTTACAATACGAAGAATGTTATAATATGATTAGCCAAGAAGAGAAGGAAAGttttaaaattgttgatgaatatgacGATTTAGTGGGAGACGATTTAGATGCTCCTGGcgacgatgaagaagacTCGCGTTATGTGAATGCACAATTGGATCCATCTTGGGTTTCAATTATTTATTTCAAAACCCAATACTACAAGTCATTAGCGCTTTACTTTCATGCTTTGCAACTAGAGGCAGGAAGAAAGTATGGTGATGCAATTGGGTTCCTAAATCAATCAAGCGCAGTGTTGGAAAACATAAATCCACACGCAATGAGGACCATAACTAAAGGGCACGGAAACGTGTATGACCTATTGGACAATTacaattatcaaaaagatGCAGTAGGAATCAAAACTGATGAGCTGGTGAAGGACAATGACTTGATCTATCAtgatttggtgaaaaaaGATGCcaattggaatcaattAGCACCATTTCAGGTTTCGAAAGTTGTAAACTTGAATGATATCCCCTTGTTGAAGGAGGTTAATGAGCAAGgttatcaaaattttttaagCAATGTTGTACCAATAAACATTCATGAGTTATCGAGTTTTTACTCAGAAGAGAAATCACAATTGTTAAGAAATGAGATTGATTACTATGAAGTATCAAAAGAGGAAACTGAATCTTTTCTCGAATCATTAAAATTGCCCAAGGCGTTGCACCAGATAAAACAATCGTTAAAATCATCCGATGATGACGAAATTCCTAATGACATTATTTCCAAAGTGAGAGAAATCTCGACCACATATGAAAGAGACCAACAGTTGGAAGAGGAGAATGTCAAATTGagacaaaaaatttatgagacaatttcaaagtttgaTCAATATAGTCATCAAGATGAAGCGATTAACCTCAAACGAGCTCTTTATGAAGCGTCCAACTCAGATAAGAAGATAGCCCTGTTGATTAACAGAGCGTTTTACAAGATCCTCTCTAAAGGATCTAATGACAAGCAATTTCGCCAATTATTTGAGCCTGCTTCTGCTCAAGAAGTTAGTTTAATCGACAAAGACGATGCTcaagatcaacaaatcaaagtCTTGGAAACATTCTTATACGATTTGGGAAccatcaaatcaaacaaagcCAGTTTGATAGAAAACTTGAAGAAAGATATTCACACTGACGACATTTCTGAAATCTTGATGTTGAATGCAAAGCGAATGAGCAataatgaaatcaaaagtgTTATATTTCCAGctgagttgaaaaaattccAACCATTTATTGACAAGTTGGACAATTTAATCAACAGAGAAAAGTCGATCCTTTCCGATGTGAAAGCTGAATGGGGCAGACTATTGAGTGATCCTGTTGTCAAAAAGTTGCAATCCAGAAATCAAGAGAAGGCTCAACTATGGAGTGAGAACATTGCAAagattgaatcattttATAAGAATTGGACACAGTATCATGCAGGTTTGGAGAAGGGAAACTCTTGGTATAGTAAACTCTTCAAGCATTGTGAAGAGATATTGAATGCAAATGCAATAAGCCAATCTATAAATTCATTAAAGTTGAACGATTACCCTGGTGCATCGAATACcaatcttcaaaattatGCAGCTAGTTCCAACCCGACAGGACAACGGGGACCTAACTATGGAAACCCTTCATATTCTCAACTGCAACCTATTCCCTCCCCTTCACAATTGCCTTCTCAGCAAAACTATAATCCACCACCCATTCAACCGCAATTTTCCGGGTTTAGCTCGCAACCTTTACAGCTGCAGGTGAGCAATGCTCAGCGGTACCCACCAAGTGCGCCCCAACTACAATCACATCCCTCATACTCAAGACCTCCACAGTTACCACCAAAGAATCCACAGAGAGACTCCTTTGGGTCACAACATGCCGCATTCTCGTCTCCACCGATTCCTGGAAAAGAAGAGCAGTCTAAAGTACCACCTTGGCAGCATGCAAATAAAAGCTCTGATTCCAAGAGTGGTCTAATCTATGATCAACCATCAACTTATGATCCCAACATGTATGACTTTTTTAGTAAATAG
- a CDS encoding Ydl183c protein (S. cerevisiae homolog YDL183C has role in potassium ion transport, proton transport and localizes to mitochondrial inner membrane), whose translation MKFPDKNSIYVISIPLTTSRSFIYCNHRPILSSQTPLVTKVETKAVNIATKGWTKLVSSKLSVNVKIVKWIRKLLATIPYEENCLRSFPNKDAMIREINEESLHLIKPVEKDSKGIVHQSDIKQLNIPDSQLKPIPLYHARYQNPSTILKELVHFRTDNYKKHKNGAILCAIGIPLSLPFALVPVVPNVPGFYLAYRLYCHVKALLGINHLDYLLDKNASHIRFTELTQIDEAYKAEERDEEKEEKNEEEEEEEGEEERLLITSEIIDTLVTKLSLENNVKDDLTKALMQTKKRLKKKIKLSDTVE comes from the coding sequence atgaagttCCCGGACAAGAATTCTATTTACGTCATTTCAATCCCACTAACTACATCGAGATCTTTCATATATTGCAACCATCGACCCATTCTTCTGAGTCAAACGCCATTGGTAACCAAAGTTGAAACCAAAGCTGTCAACATTGCAACAAAAGGATGGACCAAACTTGTATCATCAAAGCTTTCAGTAAATGTCAAGATCGTCAAATGGATCCGTAAATTGCTTGCAACTATACCTTACGAGGAAAATTGTCTTCGATCTTTTCCCAACAAGGATGCAATGATTAGagaaatcaatgaagaGAGTTTGCATTTGATCAAACCTGTGGAAAAGGACAGCAAAGGAATTGTCCATCAGTCCGACATTAAGCAACTTAATATTCCTGATAgtcaattgaaaccaattCCTTTATATCACGCAAGATACCAAAACCCATCAACAATCCTCAAAGAGTTGGTCCATTTCAGAACAgacaattacaaaaaaCACAAGAACGGAGCAATTCTATGCGCCATTGGTATTCCATTATCATTGCCGTTTGCATTAGTGCCAGTAGTTCCCAATGTCCCCGGGTTTTACCTTGCCTATAGATTATATTGCCATGTCAAGGCTTTATTGGGGATAAACCATTTGGATTATTTATTAGACAAAAACGCATCACATATTAGATTTACCGAGCTTACGCAGATAGATGAAGCTTACAAAGCAGAAGAAAGAGATGAGGAGAAGGAGGAAAAAAAtgaggaggaagaggaggaagaggGGGAGGAAGAGCGGCTTTTAATTACTTCCGAAATAATAGACACACTTGTCACAAAGTTGTCCCTAGAAAACAACGTCAAAGACGATTTGACAAAAGCGTTGATGCAGACAAAGAAAcgattgaagaagaagatcaaattgagcGATACAGTTGAATAG
- a CDS encoding Cdc53 cullin, a scaffold subunit of the SCF ubiquitin-ligase complexes, translated as MTSTLPAFTDLNATWAFIQPGLEFILGAQNDQGVTSTMYMNCYTAVYNYCVNKSRRGSTAASVASSTENNSYSLAGAEIYNKLEMYLVQFIRNLRKNPNESFLEFYVRRWTRFTIGAVYMNNVFDYMNRYWVQKERSDGRKDVFDVNTLSLIKWRNEMFQPNADILIEQVLDLIEKQRNHLIVDTNLISSAIKSLVYLSIDIQDLKKPNLIIYVNSFEKPFLDATMSYYTKESSEYLANHNVVDYMKKCETRLAEEISRSNTFLEDHSKKAFINILNQAMIENHASEMYDQFIILLEQNQIDHIQRMYKLLMRVPKTLDPLASALEEYIKKEANVAIEKIKNQADTDVKEGRKKSGVEPKAYINTLIAIYNQFNDIVIQAFNKDTKFIRSLDNACRYFVNNNVIALPKPRAACKTPEFLAKYADGFLKSNAKDADIVDMNAENLMIVFKFINDKDTFEEHYRRSLAKRLINGTCKSDELEESVIHRLQEENSIEYTSKMTKMFSDMKASEDLKTKVKETLDQSVVKEFNPLILAQSMWPFRHVPDYDLKVAPELEAPLAHLKQVYGNQHQGRKLQWLFNHGRAEVKANLSRKGKPPFQFQVSNVQLMILMAFNKKPSYSYNELYEIVGCNKTVFDNHLNPLIKFKLVESSSDDLSEAVLKIVEYYNSKKVKVNFISGIKSVDVKQEEEDATREIVAARQTYIQATIVRIMKSRKDLGNADLLNQVMEAASTRFTTRVLDIKKSIDTLIEKEYIRREGDKYVYIS; from the coding sequence ATGACTTCTACATTACCAGCATTCACCGATCTCAATGCCACCTGGGCTTTCATTCAACCAGGGTTGGAGTTCATACTTGGCGCACAGAATGATCAAGGTGTGACTTCGACAATGTATATGAATTGCTATACTGCTGTCTACAACTATTGtgtcaacaaatcaagACGTGGCCTGACAGCAGCATCAGTGGCCAGTAGCACAGAAAATAACTCCTACTCACTAGCCGGCGCAGAGATTTacaacaaattggaaatgtACTTGGTGCAGTTTATTCGTAATTTGAGGAAAAACCCCAATGAATCGTTTTTGGAGTTTTATGTTCGCCGTTGGACGAGATTCACCATTGGTGCAGTGTACATGAATAACGTGTTTGATTATATGAATAGGTACTGGGTGCAAAAGGAGAGATCTGATGGGAGGAAAGATGTGTTTGATGTGAATACATTGTCATTGATCAAGTGGAGAAACGAAATGTTTCAACCAAATGCTGATATTTTAATTGAACAGGTCTTAGATTTAATTGAGAAGCAGAGAAatcatttgattgttgatacaaatttgatatcAAGTGCTATCAAATCATTGGTTTACTTGAGTATTGATattcaagatttgaaaaagccAAACTTGATCATTTATGTCAACTCGTTTGAAAAGCCATTTTTGGATGCAACAATGAGCTACTACACAAAGGAGAGTTCCGAGTACTTGGCAAATCACAATGTAGTTGACTATATGAAAAAATGTGAAACCAGATTAGCGGAAGAAATCTCCAGATCGAACACTTTTTTGGAAGACCATTCAAAAAAGgcattcatcaatattctCAACCAAGCAATGATTGAAAACCATGCTTCAGAAATGTATGATCAGTTTATAATATTGCTTGAACAGAACCAGATCGACCATATCCAACGAATGTATAAACTTTTAATGAGAGTACCAAAGACTTTAGACCCATTAGCTTCAGCTTTGGAGGAGTACATTAAAAAGGAGGCCAATGTGGCTATagaaaagattaaaaaCCAGGCAGATACGGACGTAAAGgaaggaagaaaaaaatcagGTGTTGAGCCGAAAGCTTACATCAACACATTGATTGCCATATACAATCAGTTTAACGACATTGTGATCCAAGCTTTCAACAAGGACACCAAATTTATCAGGTCTTTGGATAACGCTTGTCGTTACTTTGTCAATAACAATGTCATTGCTCTTCCCAAGCCCAGAGCTGCATGTAAAACACCAGAGTTTTTGGCCAAATACGCTGATGGATTTCTCAAAAGCAATGCCAAGGATgctgatattgttgatatgAATGCTGAAAACTTGATGATTGTGTTTAAGTTTATTAATGATAAGGATACTTTTGAGGAGCATTATCGACGCTCATTGGCAAAGAGGCTAATCAATGGTACTTGCAAGTCCGACGAATTAGAAGAAAGTGTTATCCACAGAttacaagaagaaaacTCTATCGAATACACCTCCAAAATGACAAAAATGTTTTCCGATATGAAGGCATCggaagatttgaaaacaaaagtaAAGGAAACTCTTGACCAATCCGTTGTCAAGGAATTTAACCCTTTGATTCTTGCACAAAGTATGTGGCCATTCCGTCATGTTCCTGATTACGATTTGAAAGTGGCTCCAGAACTTGAAGCACCACTTGCGCACTTAAAACAAGTTTACGGAAATCAGCACCAGGGAAGAAAGTTGCAATGGCTATTTAATCACGGTAGAGCGGAAGTTAAAGCCAACCTTtcaagaaaaggaaaaccaccattccaatttcaagttAGTAACgttcaattgatgattttaatGGCTTTTAATAAAAAACCCAGTTACTCATACAATGAGTTGTACGAAATAGTTGGTTGCAACAAGACCGTGTTTGATAACCATCTTAATCCTCTCATAAAGTTTAAGTTGGTGGAGTCTTCGAGCGATGACTTATCCGAAGCTGTCCTCAAAATTGTGGAGTACTATAATTCCAAAAAGGTTAAAGTTAATTTCATTAGTGGTATTAAATCAGTTGATGTCAAACAAGAGGAGGAAGACGCCACACGGGAGATTGTCGCTGCTAGACAAACCTACATACAGGCCACCATTGTTCGAATTATGAAAAGCAGAAAAGATTTGGGAAATGCCGATTTGTTGAACCAAGTAATGGAAGCAGCTCTGACAAGATTCACAACAAGAGTTCTCGATATAAAGAAGCTGATTGACacattgattgaaaaggaGTATATTCGTAGAGAGGGGGATAAATATGTCTATATTAGTTAA
- a CDS encoding Orc3 protein (protein similar to S. cerevisiae Orc3p, which is a component of the origin recognition complex involved in DNA replication) — protein MVGTKRKHTGHHAAMDGVSSDDEVVNDNNMKAYYFVQPKKRLGNIHQSIQVHDSNTPFVSLCNGKEPITNVKFRFELYQKIWASQLKKIHSILNNANDELFNDLIKFINEPLNPTKLSIGYIQLTSNNANNLRILSEFYDCANEYNLIKLNSKNCQHIKGTLREIIRQFGENNKLDGDYLGYDLEVLRGWYSKGDETRTVVVIEDTNLFSNQLLNQLIKLLQSIHIPIKLLLALSCDTVSSWVNNNLRNDLRLNLEGYRFKSNDNKSLGYIILNNLFLTPELTDENPLLINNTLSTIILNRFENSNNSIDALISEIKLCYMIFFYQSPLSILIAKFDSSSLYIDGLRKTPSFKRHMEIKQSQNDPIVKEMLQNDNKVAMLFHECKRQYQKHKLTIINSINVVYQLHPDKPKEKFHLYKLLVNNKLFNSKYFHDCLDFSKYSDEVVSHLVSHLTVNCHESIGNINDAYLIELRRGLSTDRSKITPVLEAYFENPILTTPLEYMVFNEIFSLNGGIVHAKFDKQPLFEENFENLMINLLRPNLRQTIEMSLDNYELYLANPLISKEHPLDDRHPLLCAMFKVYKEAPASINLFDFYQAFTASLNKPDDIEEEMWKKVTYSWFIQNCFEFMHMGILQLKKTSEYLEKAIWKGV, from the coding sequence ATGGTTGGTACAAAGAGAAAGCACACTGGCCACCACGCCGCTATGGATGGTGTTtcaagtgatgatgaagtcGTCAATGACAACAATATGAAGGCATACTACTTTGTCCAACCTAAAAAGCGACTTGGAAATATTCACCAATCAATCCAAGTTCATGATTCAAACACACCATTTGTTTCCCTATGCAATGGAAAAGAACCAATCACCAATGTCAAGTTCAGATTTGAATTGTATCAAAAGATATGGGCAAGccagttgaaaaagattcattcaatattgaataATGCTAACGATGAACTATTCAATGACTTGATCAAGTTTATCAACGAGCCATTGAATCCGACAAAGTTATCTATTGGATACATTCAATTAACATCCAACAATGCAAACAACCTACGTATTTTGAGTGAATTTTACGACTGTGCCAATGAGTACAActtgataaagttgaattcTAAAAACTGTCAACACATCAAAGGGACATTGAGGGAGATTATTCGACAATTTGGGGAAAACAACAAGCTAGATGGTGACTACTTGGGCTACGACTTGGAAGTGTTGCGCGGTTGGTATTCAAAGGGTGATGAAACGAGAACTGTTGTTGTCATTGAAGATACCAATTTGTTCagtaatcaattgttgaaccaGTTAATCAAGCTTCTTCAATCGATTCACATACCGATAAAGTTACTACTTGCATTATCATGCGACACAGTCTCCTCCTGGGTCAATAACAACTTGAGAAATGATTTACGGTTGAATTTGGAAGGGTATAGGTTCAAAAGTAACGACAACAAAAGCTTGGGGTACATTATCTTAAACAATTTATTCCTCACTCCTGAGCTTACCGATGAAAACCCTTTGTTGATTAACAACACACTCAGTACCATAATTCTCAATCGTTTTGAAAActcaaacaattcaattgatgcaTTAATTTCGGAAATAAAATTGTGCTAtatgattttcttttatcAACTGCCATTATCAATTCTCATTGCCAAATTTGACTCATCAAGTTTGTATATTGACGGATTGAGAAAAACACCATCTTTCAAACGTCATATGGAGATCAAACAGCTGCAAAATGACCCCATTGTCAAGGAAATGCTTCAAAATGACAACAAAGTGGCAATGCTATTTCATGAATGCAAAAGGCAGTATCAGAAACACAAGTTGACCATCATCAACTCTATTAACGTGGTGTATCAATTACACCCCGACAAACCAAAGGAAAAGTTTCATTTGTACAAACTTCTTGTTAATAACAAGTTGTTTAACTCGAAATACTTTCACGATTGTCTcgatttttcaaagtattCAGACGAAGTGGTGAGTCACCTTGTACTGCATTTGACTGTCAATTGCCACGAGTCTATTGGTAACATTAATGACGCTTATTTAATTGAGTTAAGAAGGGGATTATCTACGGACAGGTCTAAAATTACACCCGTACTAGAAGCTTACTTTGAGAATCCAATATTGACTACACCACTTGAATACATGGTCTTTAACGAGATATTTTCCCTCAATGGAGGAATAGTTCACgccaaatttgacaaacAGCCActatttgaagaaaattttgaaaacctAATGATCAATCTCCTTCGTCCTAATTTGCGGCAGACGATAGAAATGAGTTTGGATAATTATGAGTTGTATTTGGCAAATCCGTTGATTAGCAAGGAACATCCACTCGATGATAGACACCCACTACTATGCGCAATGTTTAAGGTTTACAAAGAAGCACCGGCCTCGATAAACTTGTTTGACTTTTATCAAGCGTTCACTGCGTCCCTAAACAAGCCagatgatattgaagaagaaatgtGGAAGAAAGTCACCTATTCATGGTTTATCCAAAACTGTTTCGAGTTCATGCATATGGGAATTctacaattgaagaaaacaagCGAATACCTCGAAAAGGCAATTTGGAAAGGTGTATAA
- a CDS encoding Rad53 component of cell cycle checkpoint, translating into MEAPQFTETQPTQQSPPTQTQNRLQSNPNQICQLLCTTGQYANKTLSITDKPEEDGKIVWYFGRSGDADLQLTSSSRLSNRHFMIWFNLKDNSLWLRDTSTNGTYRNGQRAVKGSNYLLSQGDEISVGNGVPKDVVKFIVVFTDRFNPALSPDTNIKDEGIYKDYIIKTETIGQGAFATVKKCIERSTGNSYAVKIINRRKALSSTGGASALSGAERELSILRKLHHPNIVSLKGFYEDADNYYIIMELVPGGDLMGFVEDFGPVGEEATKVITTQILEGINYVHQLGISHRDLKPDNILIMQDEPILVKITDFGLAKFSDNSTVMKTFCGTLAYLAPEVITGKYGSSQASQANSNYSSLVDIWSLGCLVYVLLTALVPFPGNSHQKMFARIKKGEYQKAPLDSFKISKECQDFLRCCLQVNPEDRFTAAEALKHKWLCEDEPPESSQKPLSLSQSQSQQSRKVDNSQFDSLSRIDEDFMLRPLDSEKNRKTSKQKQNDFKVPKRVVPLPQSQVPVSQPLPMSQPLKRPYQIDPVTNKLDGSTKRVKLEPQQGASGNVSIKKEDLMDDSDDTTLLTLDPIPESLYTKAIPISSVRFAIGRADVCNTAISDDRLSKIHCIFKKDNGTVWLLDMSTNSCKVNKVVLGKGKKRQLLEGDTVYLFDDNINKEFIAFTVRLSEPDLADVSMKTSEIKVLEQSLDDLKLKESLIESM; encoded by the coding sequence ATGGAGGCGCCTCAATTCACTGAAACACAGCCTACTCAACAATCACCTCCTACACAAACTCAAAACAGACTacaatcaaatccaaatcaaatatGTCAACTACTATGTACCACGGGTCAATACGCAAACAAAACGCTTAGTATAACTGACAAACCCGAAGAAGATGGTAAAATTGTGTGGTATTTTGGTAGATCTGGAGATGCTGATTTACAACTCACATCGTCGTCACGTTTATCGAATAGACATTTTATGATTTGGTTTAATTTGAAGGACAATTCGTTATGGCTTAGGgatacatcaacaaatggaaCATATCGTAATGGACAAAGAGCAGTAAAGGGATCAAATTATTTACTCAGTCAGGGGGATGAAATAAGTGTTGGGAATGGAGTTCCCAAGGATGTGGTTAAATTTATTGTAGTGTTTACTGACCGGTTCAACCCTGCTTTGTCCCCCGATACAAACATCAAAGACGAGGGCATTTATAAGGATTATATTATCAAAACTGAAACAATTGGACAGGGGGCGTTTGCTACAGTGAAGAAATGCATTGAACGATCAACGGGGAATTCATATGCGGTAAAAATTATAAATCGAAGAAAAGCATTGAGTAGCACAGGCGGTGCAAGTGCATTATCTGGAGCTGAACGTGAACTATCCATCTTGAGAAAACTACATCATCCAAATATCGTGTCCCTAAAGGGATTTTATGAAGACGCAGATAATTACTATATAATCATGGAGTTAGTGCCTGGGGGTGATTTGATGGGATTTGTGGAAGATTTTGGCCCTGTTGGTGAAGAAGCTACAAAAGTGATTACCACGCAGATCTTAGAAGGGATAAACTATGTACACCAATTGGGAATTTCACACAGGGATTTGAAGCCAGACAATATTTTGATCATGCAAGACGAACCTATTTTAGTGAAAATTACAGACTTTGGGCTAGCCAAGTTTAGTGATAACCTGACCGTTATGAAGACATTTTGTGGGACTTTGGCTTATCTTGCACCTGAAGTGATTACAGGAAAATATGGCCTGTCACAGGCGAGTCAAGCCAACAGCAATTATTCCTCGTTGGTGGATATATGGTCATTGGGGTGCCTAGTATATGTGCTTTTAACTGCACTTGTTCCTTTCCCAGGAAATAGTCACCAAAAGATGTTTGCAAGGATTAAAAAAGGAGAGTATCAAAAAGCTCCACTAGATTCATTTAAAATCAGCAAAGAGTGCCAGGATTTTCTTCGTTGTTGTTTACAAGTTAACCCCGAGGATAGATTTACTGCAGCCGAAGCTTTAAAGCATAAATGGCTTTGTGAAGATGAACCACCTGAATCTTCACAAAAACCATTAAGTCTATCACAGtcacaatcacaacaatcaCGAAAAGTTGACAATAGTCAGTTTGATTCATTGAGCAGAATTGATGAGGACTTTATGCTTCGACCTTTGGATAGTGAAAAGAACCGAAAGACTTCGaaacagaaacaaaatgatTTTAAAGTCCCCAAGAGGGTGGTTCCATTACCACAGTCACAAGTACCTGTATCACAACCATTGCCAATGTCACAACCATTGAAACGTCCATATCAAATTGACCCTGTCACGAATAAACTAGATGGATCTACCAAACGAGTAAAGTTGGAGCCTCAACAAGGAGCCAGTGGCAATGTCTCTATCAAGAAGGAGGATTTGATGGATGACAGCGACGACACAACACTTTTGACGCTAGATCCAATACCAGAATCTCTATACACTAAGGCTATACCGATTTCAAGTGTCAGATTTGCCATTGGACGTGCTGATGTTTGTAATACTGCAATTAGCGATGACCGGTTGTCAAAGATACATtgtatattcaaaaaggaCAATGGCACTGTTTGGCTACTAGATATGAGCACCAACTCATGCAAGGTTAACAAAGTTGTGCttggaaaaggaaagaaaagacAATTACTTGAAGGTGATACAGTTTATCTTTTCGATGATAATATTAATAAAGAGTTTATTGCGTTTACAGTGAGGTTGAGCGAACCAGACTTGGCGGATGTCTCAATGAAAACTTCGGAGATCAAAGTGTTGGAACAAAGtttggatgatttgaaattaaaagaaCTGCTCATTGAAAGTATGTAA